One segment of Dissulfurirhabdus thermomarina DNA contains the following:
- the tilS gene encoding tRNA lysidine(34) synthetase TilS, protein MPKSIVSKIEDALRRRCGVRPGHGILVAISGGPDSTFLCHALREIAHRWPLRLAAAHFHHGIRGPAADRDAAFAATLARDLGLPFFSGRADAPAHARRHGLSLEEAARELRLGFLREAAAGAGADRIALGHTADDQAEEVLLRLLRGSALAGLSGIPWRRGPFVRPLLGTRKAEILAELERRRLPWCRDETNSDPRHLRNRVRSRLLPLLREHFNPAVEATLNRTAALLADDEAVLEDLARAAFSRLENDAPAPSGGPIRLRVADLLAEAPAIRRRVVRLALEAAGAPLRRLVAAHLLGVEALLARNRDGRIDLPGGVRAERRDDRLVLHRGEVPAASRPAPAAPVAVHLPGAWAVPGTPHRVRAEPAVPPEDFPRAAPLPGGRTLFVDAARLPDALALRTRRPGDRFWPLGAPAPVRLKGFLSRRGVPRSTRDTLPLLVDEGEVLAVLGVEVSHRVRVRPDTRRAFSLTLEPR, encoded by the coding sequence ATGCCGAAATCCATCGTCTCGAAGATCGAGGACGCCCTCCGCCGCCGGTGCGGGGTCCGGCCGGGCCACGGGATCCTTGTCGCCATTTCCGGCGGCCCGGACTCCACCTTCCTGTGCCACGCGCTCCGGGAGATCGCCCACCGGTGGCCGCTCCGGCTCGCCGCCGCCCACTTCCACCACGGCATCCGGGGCCCGGCGGCGGACCGGGACGCCGCCTTCGCCGCGACCCTGGCCCGGGACCTCGGCCTCCCCTTCTTCTCCGGCCGGGCAGACGCCCCGGCCCATGCCCGGCGCCACGGACTCTCCCTGGAAGAGGCGGCGCGGGAACTGCGCCTCGGCTTCCTCCGCGAGGCGGCGGCCGGGGCGGGGGCGGACCGGATCGCCCTCGGCCATACCGCCGACGACCAGGCCGAGGAGGTCCTGCTGCGCCTCCTGCGCGGAAGCGCCCTTGCGGGCCTGAGCGGCATTCCGTGGCGGCGCGGACCCTTCGTCCGCCCCCTCCTCGGCACCCGGAAGGCCGAGATCCTGGCCGAGCTGGAGCGGCGCCGCCTCCCCTGGTGCCGGGACGAAACCAACTCGGACCCCCGACACCTGAGAAACCGCGTCCGCTCCAGGCTCCTTCCCTTGCTGCGGGAACACTTCAACCCCGCCGTGGAGGCGACCCTCAACCGAACCGCCGCCCTCCTGGCCGATGACGAGGCCGTCCTGGAAGACCTGGCCCGGGCGGCCTTCTCCCGCCTCGAAAACGACGCCCCCGCGCCTTCCGGCGGGCCGATCCGCCTCCGGGTCGCCGACCTCCTGGCCGAGGCACCGGCCATACGGCGCCGTGTCGTCCGGCTGGCCTTGGAGGCCGCGGGGGCCCCGCTCCGGCGCCTGGTCGCCGCCCACCTCCTGGGCGTGGAGGCCCTCCTCGCCCGGAACCGGGACGGGCGGATCGACCTCCCCGGCGGGGTGCGGGCCGAGCGGCGGGACGACCGCCTGGTGTTGCACCGCGGGGAGGTCCCGGCCGCCTCCCGCCCCGCCCCGGCGGCCCCCGTCGCGGTCCACCTCCCCGGCGCCTGGGCGGTCCCCGGGACGCCGCACCGCGTCCGGGCGGAACCGGCCGTCCCACCCGAGGACTTCCCGCGGGCGGCGCCCCTCCCCGGAGGCCGCACCCTCTTCGTGGACGCCGCCCGGCTGCCGGACGCCCTCGCCCTCCGCACGCGCCGGCCCGGGGACCGCTTCTGGCCCCTGGGCGCCCCGGCGCCGGTCCGCCTCAAGGGCTTCCTGAGCCGGCGCGGGGTGCCGAGGTCCACCCGCGACACCCTGCCCCTGCTCGTGGACGAAGGAGAAGTGCTGGCCGTCCTGGGGGTCGAGGTCTCGCACCGCGTCCGGGTCCGGCCCGACACCCGCCGCGCCTTCTCCCTCACCCTGGAGCCGCGGTGA
- a CDS encoding NADH-quinone oxidoreductase subunit A, with amino-acid sequence MSGFETIAMYLVVSVAAILGMLIISALLGPMRPKPGKLDTYECGVPLLDAGHKRYDVKYYVVAVLFLVFDLETVLIYPLAVRYKALAQFGWGVFFEIFVFVAVLLAGLIYAIRKGAIEWD; translated from the coding sequence ATGAGCGGTTTCGAAACCATCGCCATGTATCTGGTCGTGTCCGTGGCGGCCATCCTCGGGATGCTGATCATCTCGGCGCTGCTCGGCCCCATGCGGCCCAAGCCCGGCAAGCTCGACACCTACGAGTGCGGCGTCCCCCTCCTCGATGCCGGGCACAAGCGCTACGACGTCAAGTATTACGTCGTGGCCGTCCTCTTCCTGGTCTTCGACCTCGAGACGGTTCTCATCTACCCCCTGGCGGTTCGTTACAAGGCCCTGGCCCAGTTCGGCTGGGGCGTTTTTTTTGAGATATTCGTCTTCGTGGCCGTCCTCCTGGCGGGGCTGATCTACGCCATCCGCAAGGGCGCCATCGAGTGGGACTAA
- a CDS encoding NADH-quinone oxidoreductase subunit B, producing MAFEAYGGNGWLLTTFEQLINWGRKRSPWPLPYGTACCGIEMMAALASGYDMARFGAERPSFSPRQADVLIEAGTITKKMVPVLKKIYDQMAEPKWVIAMGACACSGGVFRTYSTLQGIDNVIPVDVYIPGCPPRPEALLQALLELHEKIDRDRPLRGGAARAAQGG from the coding sequence ATGGCCTTCGAGGCATACGGCGGAAACGGCTGGCTGCTGACCACCTTCGAGCAACTGATCAACTGGGGGCGCAAGCGCTCTCCCTGGCCGCTCCCCTACGGGACCGCCTGTTGCGGCATCGAGATGATGGCCGCCCTGGCCTCCGGCTACGACATGGCCCGGTTCGGTGCGGAGCGGCCCAGCTTCTCGCCCCGGCAGGCCGACGTGCTCATCGAGGCGGGGACCATCACCAAGAAGATGGTCCCGGTGCTCAAGAAGATCTACGACCAGATGGCGGAGCCCAAGTGGGTCATCGCCATGGGGGCCTGCGCCTGCAGTGGGGGGGTCTTCCGGACCTACTCCACGCTGCAGGGGATCGACAACGTGATCCCGGTGGACGTCTACATCCCCGGGTGTCCGCCCCGGCCGGAGGCGCTGCTCCAGGCCCTCCTCGAACTCCACGAGAAGATCGACCGGGACCGTCCCCTTCGCGGCGGGGCGGCCCGGGCGGCGCAGGGAGGCTGA
- a CDS encoding NADH-quinone oxidoreductase subunit C, with the protein MSLKDQVTSVLGELAVQAGEFRGDLTVEVPRERIVEALRRLRDAPELGFDFLSDVVGVDAGLYHENKAKAAAKKKPAEGGEAPAAAAPAETPPRFEVIYLLLSLKSNRRVRVKVRVPEDDPVVDSVTGLWKAADWPEREIFDMFGVRFAGHPNLKRLLMWEEFPAHPLRKDYPLEGRGEERHLSYE; encoded by the coding sequence ATGAGTCTCAAGGACCAGGTGACCTCCGTCCTGGGCGAGCTTGCGGTCCAGGCCGGGGAATTCCGGGGGGACCTCACGGTGGAGGTGCCCCGGGAGCGGATCGTGGAGGCCCTCCGCCGGCTTCGGGACGCCCCGGAGCTCGGCTTCGACTTCCTGAGCGACGTCGTCGGGGTGGACGCGGGCCTCTACCACGAGAACAAGGCCAAGGCGGCCGCCAAGAAGAAGCCCGCCGAGGGCGGGGAGGCCCCGGCCGCCGCGGCGCCCGCCGAGACGCCCCCGCGGTTCGAAGTGATCTATCTCCTTTTATCCCTCAAGTCCAACCGGCGGGTCCGGGTCAAGGTGCGGGTGCCGGAGGACGACCCGGTGGTGGACAGTGTAACAGGGCTCTGGAAGGCCGCGGACTGGCCCGAGCGGGAGATCTTCGACATGTTCGGCGTCCGGTTCGCCGGTCACCCGAATCTCAAGCGGCTCCTCATGTGGGAGGAGTTCCCCGCCCATCCCCTCCGCAAGGACTACCCGCTGGAGGGGCGGGGAGAGGAGCGGCACCTTTCCTACGAGTAA
- a CDS encoding NADH-quinone oxidoreductase subunit D: protein MDVAESAKVIPAAAGECVTINIGPSHPAMHGTLRVIAETDGETIIRAEPEIGYLHRGVEKLAENLSYHQFIPITDRLNYCSAIANNVSYEMAVEKLLGIEVPEKAQLIRLIMMELARISDHIVCVGILGVDLGAFTPFFYLFIQREEIYEIFEWYNGARLTNTFGRIGGVEADLPPDFDARWRELVPNLRKAIDETDRLLTHNRIWMDRTIGVSAFSAEDALNWGFTGPCLRACGVRRDLRKDEPYGLYDQFDFEVPVGRHGDVFDRYMVRMIEMEQSIRLIEQAYRRYKELPPDAPLMAKVPKVLKAPDGEVYHAIEAPNGELGFFIKGDGTDKPYRVRIRPPCYMVYQAFPEMVQGEMVADLIACLSSLNVIAGELDR, encoded by the coding sequence ATGGACGTAGCGGAATCCGCAAAGGTGATCCCGGCGGCCGCCGGCGAGTGCGTCACCATCAACATCGGGCCGTCCCATCCCGCCATGCACGGGACGCTCCGGGTCATCGCCGAGACCGACGGCGAGACCATCATCCGGGCGGAACCCGAGATCGGCTACCTGCACCGCGGTGTGGAGAAACTGGCCGAGAACCTCAGCTACCACCAGTTCATCCCGATCACCGACCGCCTGAACTACTGCTCCGCCATCGCCAACAACGTCTCCTACGAGATGGCGGTGGAGAAGCTGCTCGGCATCGAGGTGCCCGAGAAGGCCCAGCTCATCCGGCTCATCATGATGGAGCTGGCCCGGATCTCGGACCACATCGTCTGCGTGGGCATCCTGGGCGTGGACCTCGGGGCCTTCACCCCCTTCTTCTACCTCTTTATCCAGCGCGAGGAGATCTACGAGATCTTCGAGTGGTACAACGGGGCCCGGCTCACCAATACCTTCGGCCGCATCGGCGGGGTGGAGGCGGATCTCCCGCCCGACTTCGACGCCCGGTGGCGCGAGCTCGTCCCGAACCTCCGAAAGGCCATCGACGAGACCGACCGGCTCCTCACCCACAACCGCATCTGGATGGACCGGACCATCGGGGTCAGCGCCTTCTCGGCCGAGGACGCCCTGAACTGGGGCTTCACCGGTCCCTGCCTCCGGGCCTGCGGGGTGCGGCGCGATCTTAGAAAGGACGAGCCCTACGGCCTCTACGACCAGTTCGACTTCGAGGTGCCCGTGGGGCGGCACGGGGACGTCTTCGACCGCTACATGGTGCGGATGATCGAGATGGAGCAGTCCATCCGCCTCATCGAGCAGGCCTACCGGCGGTACAAGGAACTCCCCCCGGACGCCCCCCTCATGGCCAAGGTCCCCAAGGTCCTCAAGGCGCCGGACGGGGAGGTCTACCACGCCATCGAGGCCCCCAACGGGGAACTCGGGTTCTTCATCAAGGGCGACGGCACCGACAAGCCCTACCGGGTCCGGATCCGCCCGCCCTGCTACATGGTCTACCAGGCCTTCCCCGAGATGGTGCAGGGGGAGATGGTGGCGGACCTCATCGCCTGCCTGAGCAGCCTCAACGTCATCGCCGGCGAGCTGGACCGGTAA
- the nuoH gene encoding NADH-quinone oxidoreductase subunit NuoH — protein MNDWLIALIKVIFIWSWTLLIATLMTWVERRGSALIQDRLGPNRAGPFGLFQPLADGVKLFTKEDIVPAKANRALFFLGPVLFALPAFSAYAVVPFGDKIVIGGKEILLQVADVSVGFLYIVAIGSMAVYGIVVGGWGSNNKYSILGGLRSTAQLISYEVPWGLALLAAVMVYGSFSLREIALAQQGTFLGVLPNWGVFKQPLGFLLFIVAAYAEGNRVPFDLPEAESEIVAGYHTEYGSMRLGLYLFGEYVNMYTLSALMVTLYFGAWHLPYVDMSQWLGPVSYGIASFLVFFLKVAFFLWLFVWVRWTVPRFRYDQVMGLGWRSLIPLALINLFITALCIQLSV, from the coding sequence ATGAACGACTGGCTCATCGCACTGATCAAGGTGATCTTCATCTGGTCGTGGACCCTGCTCATCGCCACGCTGATGACCTGGGTGGAGCGGCGGGGCTCGGCCCTCATCCAGGACCGTCTCGGGCCCAACCGGGCCGGCCCCTTCGGGCTCTTCCAGCCGCTGGCCGACGGGGTGAAGCTCTTCACCAAGGAAGACATCGTGCCGGCCAAGGCGAACCGGGCGCTCTTCTTCCTGGGCCCCGTCCTCTTCGCGCTGCCGGCCTTCTCCGCCTACGCCGTGGTGCCCTTCGGGGACAAGATCGTGATCGGCGGCAAGGAGATCCTGCTCCAGGTGGCCGACGTCAGCGTGGGCTTCCTCTACATCGTGGCCATCGGGTCCATGGCCGTCTACGGGATCGTCGTGGGCGGCTGGGGGTCCAACAACAAGTACTCCATCCTCGGCGGGCTCCGGTCCACGGCCCAGCTCATCTCCTACGAGGTTCCCTGGGGGCTCGCGCTGCTGGCGGCGGTCATGGTCTACGGCTCCTTCAGCCTCCGAGAGATCGCCCTGGCCCAGCAGGGGACCTTCCTCGGGGTGCTGCCCAACTGGGGGGTCTTCAAGCAGCCCCTCGGTTTCCTGCTCTTCATCGTGGCCGCCTACGCCGAGGGCAACCGGGTGCCCTTCGACCTCCCGGAGGCCGAGAGCGAGATCGTGGCCGGCTACCACACGGAGTACGGGTCCATGCGCCTCGGGCTCTACCTCTTCGGGGAGTACGTGAACATGTACACCCTGTCGGCCCTCATGGTGACCCTCTACTTCGGGGCCTGGCATCTGCCCTACGTGGACATGTCGCAGTGGCTGGGGCCGGTGAGCTACGGCATCGCCTCCTTCCTGGTCTTCTTCCTGAAGGTGGCCTTCTTCCTCTGGCTCTTCGTCTGGGTGCGGTGGACGGTGCCCCGTTTCCGCTACGACCAGGTCATGGGCCTCGGGTGGCGGTCGCTCATCCCCCTGGCCCTCATCAACCTCTTCATCACCGCCCTGTGCATCCAGTTGAGCGTGTGA
- a CDS encoding NADH-quinone oxidoreductase subunit J family protein has protein sequence MDYYFWSFAVLAVAAGLFTISWKNPLPCALGLLTVFVALAGLYLHLHAPLVAIFQVAIYAGAILVLVVFVIMLLVSPEGRLEAFQANKTFRTLGAALGVGLAALLALGAKGVADIVGRRELPGGFGDPGRVGDLLFSDFLLHFEVASVLLLVALIGAIYLAKRNL, from the coding sequence ATGGACTACTACTTCTGGAGTTTCGCGGTGCTGGCGGTGGCCGCCGGCCTCTTCACCATTTCCTGGAAGAACCCGTTGCCCTGCGCCCTGGGGCTGCTCACGGTGTTCGTCGCCCTCGCCGGCCTCTACCTCCACCTCCACGCGCCGCTGGTGGCCATCTTCCAGGTGGCCATCTACGCGGGCGCCATCCTGGTGCTGGTGGTCTTCGTCATCATGTTGCTGGTCTCCCCGGAGGGACGCCTGGAGGCCTTCCAGGCCAACAAGACCTTCCGGACCCTGGGGGCGGCGCTGGGGGTGGGGCTCGCGGCGCTTTTGGCCCTGGGGGCCAAGGGGGTCGCGGACATCGTCGGCAGGCGGGAGCTTCCCGGCGGCTTCGGGGATCCGGGCAGGGTCGGCGACCTCCTCTTCTCCGACTTCCTCCTCCACTTCGAGGTGGCCTCGGTGCTGCTCCTGGTGGCCCTCATCGGCGCCATCTACCTTGCCAAACGAAACCTCTAG
- the nuoK gene encoding NADH-quinone oxidoreductase subunit NuoK, with protein sequence MVTLNHYVILAGILFGLGVIGFATRRNALVLFMCVELMLNAVNLMLTAFAEFRADMAGQVMVLFIYAVAAAEVAVGLAILIVLFRHVQDVDVNKFQLLKW encoded by the coding sequence ATGGTAACGCTCAACCACTACGTCATCCTGGCCGGGATCCTCTTCGGCCTCGGGGTCATCGGCTTTGCGACCCGCCGCAACGCCCTCGTCCTCTTCATGTGCGTGGAACTCATGCTGAACGCCGTCAACCTCATGCTCACGGCCTTCGCGGAGTTCCGGGCCGACATGGCCGGCCAGGTCATGGTGCTCTTCATCTATGCCGTGGCGGCCGCCGAGGTGGCGGTGGGCCTGGCCATCCTGATCGTCCTCTTCCGCCACGTGCAGGACGTGGACGTGAATAAGTTCCAGCTGCTCAAATGGTGA
- the nuoL gene encoding NADH-quinone oxidoreductase subunit L, translated as MEGAIALIPLFPLAGFLLNGLLGKKAGKSFVSFVGCASVGLAFAVALLVFRDLLARPPEERQLVQVLWSWMAVGGFHADLAFLVDQLSGVMILVVTGVGFLIHIYSIGYMHDDESYWRYFAYLNMFVFFMAMLVLGANYVVMFVGWEGVGLASYLLIGFWYKGLDNAIAGKKAFVVNRIGDFGFVLGMFLMFVTFGSLSYLEVFPKAYHLFEAGQLPLDSTVMVAICLLLFLGATGKSAQIPLYVWLPDAMAGPTPVSALIHAATMVTAGVYMVARSNILYTLAPTALLVVAGVAAATALYAATIGILQNDIKKVLAYSTVSQLGYMFIGVGVAAYWAGIFHLVTHAFFKACLFLCSGSVIHAMGGDQDMRHMGGLARKMPVTYVTMLTATIAIAGIPPFAGFFSKDEILWKAFTFPFFPEAGRVIWLVGTIGAAVTAFYMFRLIFLTFHGSFRGTAEQAHHLHESPVSMTGPLVILAFLSFCGGWMGVSPLIGETLGGVPNLLEHFLEPVFEHSAEIVAIAGHPAHYSHGTEWGLMGLSVLVAVLGFLLAFFIYRVRFETLPARLAATFSLPYKLVYNKYYVDEIYEALVVKPVYYLSMVLWKVADVVLIDGLCVNGSAWAVRWTSSLVRRVQNGYLQTYAAFMALGVVAILCFLLFGEGGWR; from the coding sequence ATGGAAGGCGCAATTGCACTCATCCCGCTCTTTCCCCTGGCCGGATTCCTCCTGAACGGGCTCCTGGGCAAGAAGGCCGGGAAGTCCTTCGTCTCCTTCGTGGGCTGCGCCAGCGTGGGCCTCGCCTTCGCCGTGGCCCTCCTGGTCTTCCGGGACCTTCTCGCCCGCCCGCCGGAGGAACGCCAGCTCGTCCAGGTGCTCTGGAGCTGGATGGCCGTGGGCGGGTTCCACGCGGACCTCGCCTTCCTGGTGGATCAGCTCTCCGGGGTCATGATCCTGGTGGTGACGGGGGTCGGGTTCCTGATCCACATCTACAGCATCGGTTACATGCACGACGACGAGTCGTACTGGCGTTACTTCGCCTACCTCAACATGTTCGTCTTCTTCATGGCCATGCTGGTCCTCGGGGCCAACTACGTGGTCATGTTCGTGGGGTGGGAGGGGGTCGGCCTGGCCTCGTACCTCTTGATCGGGTTCTGGTACAAGGGCCTCGACAACGCCATCGCCGGCAAGAAGGCCTTCGTGGTGAACCGGATCGGCGACTTCGGCTTCGTCCTGGGCATGTTTCTCATGTTCGTGACCTTCGGGTCCTTGTCGTACCTGGAGGTCTTCCCCAAGGCCTACCACCTCTTCGAGGCGGGGCAGCTCCCCCTCGATTCCACGGTGATGGTGGCCATCTGCCTCCTGCTCTTCCTGGGCGCCACGGGCAAGTCGGCCCAGATCCCCCTCTACGTGTGGCTGCCCGACGCCATGGCGGGCCCGACCCCGGTCTCGGCCCTCATCCACGCCGCCACCATGGTGACCGCCGGCGTCTACATGGTGGCCCGGTCGAACATCCTCTACACCCTGGCGCCCACGGCGCTCCTGGTGGTGGCCGGGGTGGCGGCGGCCACGGCCCTCTACGCTGCCACCATCGGCATCCTCCAGAACGACATCAAGAAGGTCCTGGCCTATTCCACCGTGAGCCAGCTGGGCTACATGTTCATCGGCGTGGGGGTGGCGGCCTACTGGGCCGGGATCTTCCACCTGGTGACCCACGCCTTCTTCAAGGCCTGCCTCTTCCTCTGCTCCGGCTCGGTGATCCATGCCATGGGCGGGGACCAGGACATGCGGCACATGGGGGGGCTGGCCCGGAAGATGCCCGTCACCTACGTGACCATGCTGACGGCCACCATCGCCATCGCCGGCATCCCGCCCTTCGCCGGCTTCTTCAGCAAGGACGAGATCCTCTGGAAGGCCTTCACCTTCCCCTTCTTCCCCGAGGCCGGCCGGGTCATCTGGCTGGTGGGGACCATCGGCGCGGCGGTGACGGCCTTCTACATGTTCCGGCTCATCTTCCTCACCTTCCACGGGTCGTTCCGGGGGACGGCGGAACAGGCCCACCACCTCCACGAGTCTCCGGTGTCCATGACGGGCCCGCTGGTGATCCTCGCGTTTCTCTCCTTCTGCGGCGGCTGGATGGGGGTCTCTCCCCTCATCGGGGAGACCCTGGGGGGCGTGCCGAACCTGCTCGAACACTTCCTCGAGCCGGTCTTCGAGCACTCCGCCGAGATCGTCGCCATCGCGGGGCACCCGGCCCATTACTCCCACGGGACGGAGTGGGGCCTCATGGGGCTGTCGGTCCTGGTGGCGGTACTCGGCTTCCTGCTCGCCTTCTTCATCTACCGGGTGCGGTTCGAGACCCTGCCGGCGCGGCTGGCCGCCACGTTCTCCCTGCCCTACAAGCTGGTCTACAACAAGTACTACGTGGACGAGATCTACGAAGCCCTGGTGGTGAAGCCCGTCTACTACCTCTCCATGGTCCTGTGGAAGGTGGCGGACGTGGTGCTCATCGACGGGCTGTGCGTGAACGGCTCCGCCTGGGCCGTGCGCTGGACGTCGAGCCTGGTCCGGCGGGTGCAGAACGGCTACCTCCAGACCTATGCCGCCTTCATGGCCCTGGGGGTGGTGGCCATCCTGTGCTTTCTCCTCTTCGGGGAGGGGGGCTGGCGATAG
- a CDS encoding NADH-quinone oxidoreductase subunit M, translating to METHILSYVTFLPLVGVVAILLTPQGSTGGRRLIRWWSLLTSLAVFALSLKVYTAFDSGTAGFQLVEKHPWIPSYGISYYLGLDGLSFWLILLTTFLTPLTILSTWKAIDRRVKEFHVAMLVLETAMIGTFVALDLFLFYVFWELMLIPMYLIIGVWGGERRIYAAIKFFLYTAVGSLLMLVCIIGLVYFHHQATGELTFNLLSLYGTELPRLYGILFFAAFALAFAIKVPMFPLHTWLPDAHVEAPTAGSVILAGVLLKMGTYGFLRFAMPLFPEGSAYFAPLIIGLSLAGIIYGALVAMVQPDVKKLVAYSSVSHLGYCMLGLYVLSPQGVEGSILQMVNHGISTGALFLLVGVIYERRHTRLISEYGGIARVMPVYSSIFLIVTLSSIGLPTTNGFVGEFLILLGTFKVYKWAAVIAATGVILGAVYMLWMVQRVFYGPVTNAKNEKLPDLSLRELGYLLPLVALIFWIGLYPNFFLEKMHLSVDRFISQVQVAGPVASAPGARLAAAPSENPPAGGIAE from the coding sequence ATGGAAACACACATTCTCTCTTACGTGACCTTCCTGCCGCTGGTGGGAGTAGTGGCCATCCTGCTGACCCCGCAAGGGAGCACGGGCGGCCGGAGGCTCATCCGGTGGTGGTCCCTCTTGACCTCCCTGGCGGTCTTCGCCCTGTCGCTCAAGGTCTATACCGCCTTCGACTCCGGGACGGCCGGGTTCCAGCTGGTGGAGAAGCACCCGTGGATCCCCTCCTACGGGATCTCGTACTACCTCGGGTTGGACGGGCTCTCCTTCTGGCTGATCCTGCTGACCACCTTCCTCACCCCGCTGACCATCCTCTCCACATGGAAGGCCATCGACCGGCGGGTGAAGGAGTTCCACGTCGCCATGCTGGTGCTCGAGACGGCCATGATCGGCACCTTCGTGGCCCTGGACCTCTTCCTCTTCTACGTCTTCTGGGAGCTCATGCTCATCCCCATGTACCTCATCATCGGGGTTTGGGGCGGGGAGCGGCGGATCTACGCGGCCATCAAGTTCTTCCTCTACACCGCGGTGGGGTCGCTCCTCATGCTGGTGTGCATCATCGGCCTGGTCTACTTCCATCACCAGGCCACGGGCGAGCTGACCTTCAACCTCCTCTCGCTCTACGGGACGGAGCTGCCGCGCCTCTACGGGATCCTCTTCTTCGCCGCCTTCGCGTTGGCCTTCGCCATCAAGGTGCCCATGTTCCCGTTGCACACGTGGCTGCCCGACGCCCACGTGGAGGCGCCCACGGCGGGATCCGTGATCCTGGCCGGGGTGCTGCTCAAGATGGGGACCTACGGGTTCCTCCGCTTCGCCATGCCGCTCTTCCCGGAGGGCTCGGCCTACTTCGCGCCCCTCATCATCGGGCTCTCCCTGGCGGGTATCATCTACGGGGCCCTGGTGGCCATGGTCCAGCCCGACGTCAAGAAGCTGGTGGCCTACTCCTCGGTCTCCCACCTCGGCTACTGCATGCTGGGGCTCTACGTGCTGAGCCCCCAGGGGGTCGAGGGATCCATCCTCCAGATGGTCAACCACGGCATCTCCACCGGGGCGCTCTTCCTCCTGGTGGGGGTCATCTACGAGCGCCGGCACACCCGGCTCATCTCGGAGTACGGCGGCATCGCCCGGGTCATGCCCGTCTATTCCAGCATCTTCCTGATCGTGACCCTCTCGTCCATCGGGCTCCCCACCACCAACGGGTTCGTGGGCGAGTTCCTCATCCTGCTGGGGACCTTCAAGGTCTACAAGTGGGCCGCGGTGATCGCCGCCACCGGCGTGATCCTCGGGGCGGTCTACATGCTCTGGATGGTGCAGCGGGTCTTCTACGGGCCGGTGACCAACGCCAAGAACGAGAAGCTGCCGGATCTCAGCCTCCGGGAGCTCGGCTACCTCCTGCCCTTGGTGGCCCTCATCTTCTGGATCGGCTTGTACCCGAACTTCTTCCTCGAAAAGATGCACCTGTCCGTCGACCGGTTCATCAGCCAGGTCCAGGTGGCCGGGCCCGTGGCCTCGGCGCCCGGCGCCCGGCTGGCGGCGGCCCCCTCCGAGAACCCACCTGCCGGCGGCATTGCGGAGTAA